Proteins encoded together in one Musa acuminata AAA Group cultivar baxijiao chromosome BXJ3-6, Cavendish_Baxijiao_AAA, whole genome shotgun sequence window:
- the LOC135641411 gene encoding uncharacterized protein LOC135641411, with the protein MCRAFSTTLRGPARTWFSRLRQASVSSFKQLAEKFEQNFLANARPRPSMATLLTLSLREDESLSQFMSLIEKPPVTISKMLQQANQYVAAEALVAGRCIECKKPRMELPRGMTSVVPTPPRRGLNRQELPLPRPPPLPLNVSHTEIFLQIKEMGLLQQPLLMKAAHRDQSKYCRLHRDYHDDTKDCHDLRNQIEAFCSVGSA; encoded by the exons ATGTGCCGAGCATTTTCGACCACTCTAAGGGGTCCAGCGCGAACATGGTTCAGCCGGCTACGCCAAGCCTCAGTCTCGTCCTTCAAGCAGCTTGCTGAGAAATTTGAGCAAAACTTCCTTGCCAACGCGcgacccaggccttccatggccactctGCTCACACTATCCCTGCGCGAGGAtgagtcgctctctcagttcATG TCGCTGATCGAGAAGCCGCCAGTCACCATCTCCAAAATGCTCCAACAAGCCAACCAGTACGTCGCCGCCGAGGCTCTAGTGGCGGGGAGGTGCAtagaatgcaagaagccaaggatGGAGCTACCTCGGGGCATGACCTCGGTGGTCCCGACACCTCCCCGCCGTGGGCTCAACCGACAAGAGCTACCACTCCCAAGGCCCCCACCTCTTCCCCTAAATGTGTCCCacaccgagatcttcctccagatCAAGGAGATGGGTCTCTTGCAGCAACCTCTCCTTATGAAGGCTGCCCATAGAGATCAATCCAAATATTGTAGGTTGCACCGCGACTACCATGATGACACAAAGGATTGCCATGACCTCCGGAATCAGATAGAGGCATTCTGTAGTGTAGGCTCTGCATGA